In Drosophila simulans strain w501 chromosome 3R, Prin_Dsim_3.1, whole genome shotgun sequence, a single window of DNA contains:
- the LOC6728699 gene encoding uncharacterized protein LOC6728699, whose amino-acid sequence MNPTNLGRQNGALVLEVLKVLGRPATSYEVAERVADVYRLPLHRIRPVVTDVLEAGSRHGFFSSLNGHYSVVQPVVEQLGREIDQYAADILAGYSGEGSLPKMSTLMLKLQQLDGSPPMMTGLRYPRASSGEQREHLPSGDVSMDARLMLPFPRVL is encoded by the coding sequence ATGAATCCCACTAATCTGGGCAGGCAGAATGGGGCTCTGGTGTTGGAAGTGTTGAAGGTGCTGGGTCGCCCGGCGACCAGTTACGAGGTGGCCGAAAGAGTGGCCGACGTCTACAGGCTGCCGCTGCACCGCATCCGTCCCGTGGTCACCGACGTCCTCGAGGCTGGATCACGACATGGATTCTTTAGCAGCCTCAATGGCCATTATTCGGTGGTGCAGCCGGTGGTGGAGCAACTGGGCCGAGAAATAGACCAGTATGCAGCCGATATACTGGCGGGATACAGTGGCGAGGGCTCTCTGCCCAAGATGTCGACCCTGATGCTCAAGCTACAGCAACTGGACGGATCTCCGCCCATGATGACGGGGTTGAGGTATCCCCGAGCGAGCTCGGGGGAGCAACGCGAACACTTGCCCTCCGGCGACGTGTCAATGGACGCCCGTCTCATGCTGCCCTTTCCTCGAGTACTATGA